The Lycium barbarum isolate Lr01 chromosome 9, ASM1917538v2, whole genome shotgun sequence genome has a segment encoding these proteins:
- the LOC132609804 gene encoding protein transport protein SEC16B homolog isoform X1, which yields MASNPPFLVEDQTDEDFFDKLVSDDDDNVGPGPGLGVSPSPVYVDGNESDEVKTFANLSISDDVDSGVKVTALSAGPAGGLGVSPVNVNSGVDGISGDSMKEGEKIDKGVDCNAKTGSGLGASVSPVYVDGNESDEVKDFANLSINDGGISGDTGKEEEKVDKTALVVEGNREKSSGSLVSLTSGGSDGNLESEVTSVKTENHTSGSGNTGVKEVGWSAFHADPVTNDGSGFGSYMDFFSELGDNNGAATGNVNKGSTVLPAEPVHETAYFENTSSLTQGQDGYAHDATTEQVADGQDVNCSQYWENLYPGWKYDASTGQWYQVESYESGANVQGNTDSNLVSDWSVSDGTPEVSYLQKTAQSVSGNVAETGTTESVTNWNQVSQLNDVPENVANWNQASPASDSRGAVTDWNQLSLASDVGGVTTDWNQALQASDYGGAVTDWNQASQLYNGYPSHMVFDPQYPGWYYDTIALEWRSLESYTLSAQSTVQGESQLDRLASQQTFSNSNDQTNYGAYGHNQNSSFQGFSSGGGDNNWSGSFGNYNQHSSNMLQNENVAKSNPVSEYRGNHQLENHYNQDFSASSHVNRQFSNHYEGTVPYNAQASQIQNDQHFFSGGSFGQQFSQPTFQQHEQKHASSDYYGTQTTANYSQQAFQSSQQFAHAPTAGRSSAGRPAHALVTFGFGGKLIVMKDYSSSGNPSFGSQNPVGGSISVLNLMDVVSERVDSSSLAMGACDYTRVLCQQSFPGPLVGGSPSIKELNKWIDERISNSESPDMDYRKGEVLRLLLSLLKIACQHYGKLRSPFGTEAALKESDVPETAVARLFASVKGNGTQLNQYGTVAQCLQQLPSEGQMRATAAEVQSLLVSGRKKEALQCAQEGQLWGPALVLAAQLGDQFYVETVKQMALRQLVAGSPLRTLCLLIAGQPADVFSVDSTAQSGMPVVNAVQQPAQFGANIMLDDWEENLAVITANRTKDDELVLIHLGDCLWKERSDIVAAHICYLVAEANFEQYSDTARLCLVGADHLKFPRTYASPEAIQRTEIYEYSKVLGNSQFILLPFQPYKLVYAHMLAEVGRISDALKYCQALSRSLKTGRTPETETLRQLVSSLEERIKTHQQGGFSTNLAPAKLVGKLLNLFDSTAHRVVGGLPPPMPTSGSSQGNEHHHQFAAPRVSSSQSTMAMSSLIPSEPASEWAADNSRMTVHNRSISEPDIGRTPRQDQVDSSKQRSSSNTASSASGAGVTSRFRGFNFGSQLLQKTVGLVLKPLNSQGRQAKLGDTNKFYYDEKLKRWVEEGAELPAAEPPLAPPPTAAALQNGAPDYNVKSVLKSESSMCNNGFPEMSPTSADNGAGIPPLPPTSNQFSARGRMGVRSRYVDTFNKGGGNPTNLFQSPSVPSIKPAIAGNAKFFVPTPMSPVEETGNGTSNEQETSSNSENDSTTAVNGSFHSPAPTSTSAPMQRFASMDNLSNKGAGGTGSLSAYSRRTASWSGNFPNAYSPNKSEVKPPSAGLSMPPSSFMPSDANSMDSSTNGGSFSDDLHEVDL from the exons ATGGCTTCAAATCCTCCATTTTTAGTGGAGGATCAAACAGATGAGGATTTCTTCGATAAATTGGTCAGTGATGATGACGATAATGTGGGCCCGGGCCCGGGCTTGGGAGTGAGCCCGAGCCCGGTGTATGTTGATGGGAATGAATCTGATGAGGTTAAAACCTTTGCTAATCTCAGtattagtgatgatgttgatagCGGAGTTAAGGTAACTGCGTTGTCAGCGGGCCCGGCCGGGGGCCTGGGTGTGAGCCCGGTGAATGTCAATAGTGGAGTTGATGGTATAAGTGGTGATAGTATGAAGGAAGGGGAGAAAATAGATAAAGGGGTTGATTGCAATGCAAAAACGGGCTCGGGCTTGGGCGCGAGCGTGAGCCCAGTGTATGTTGATGGAAATGAATCTGATGAGGTTAAAGACTTTGCTAATCTTAGTATCAATGATGGTGGTATAAGTGGTGATACTGGGAAGGAAGAGGAGAAAGTAGATAAAACGGCGTTGGTAGTTGAGGGGAACAGAGAGAAGAGTAGTGGTTCTTTAGTGTCATTGACTTCTGGGGGGTCAGATGGTAATTTGGAGAGTGAGGTAACTAGTGTTAAGACGGAGAATCATACCAGTGGATCAGGCAATACGGGTGTGAAGGAAGTTGGATGGAGTGCTTTTCATGCTGATCCAGTTACAAATGACGGTTCTGGGTTTGGATCCTACATGGACTTCTTCAGTGAATTGGGGGATAATAACGGTGCTGCAACGGGAAATGTGAATAAGGGGTCAACTGTTTTGCCAGCTGAACCGGTTCATGAAACAGCATATTTTGAGAATACTAGTTCGTTAACACAGGGTCAAGATGGTTATGCACATGATGCTACCACAGAACAAGTTGCAGATGGACAGGATGTAAATTGTAGTCAGTATTGGGAAAATCTTTATCCCGGATGGAAGTATGATGCAAGTACCGGGCAGTGGTATCAGGTGGAAAGTTATGAATCAGGAGCTAATGTACAAGGAAATACTGATTCTAATTTGGTTTCTGATTGGTCAGTTTCTGATGGAACGCCAGAGGTCTCGTACCTACAGAAAACTGCTCAATCTGTTTCTGGTAATGTGGCTGAGACGGGTACGACTGAGAGTGTCACTAATTGGAATCAGGTTTCACAGCTAAACGACGTGCCTGAGAATGTGGCAAACTGGAATCAGGCTTCGCCGGCGAGTGACAGTAGGGGGGCTGTGACTGACTGGAACCAGTTGTCACTAGCTAGTGATGTAGGTGGGGTCACGACTGACTGGAATCAGGCTTTGCAGGCGAGTGACTATGGGGGTGCTGTGACTGACTGGAATCAGGCATCACAACTTTACAATGGGTATCCATCACATATGGTTTTTGATCCTCAATACCCTGGTTGGTATTATGATACAATTGCACTGGAATGGCGTTCTTTGGAAAGCTACACATTGTCTGCTCAATCAACTGTTCAAGGTGAGAGCCAGCTGGATCGTTTGGCTTCTCAGCAGACTTTCTCTAACAGCAATGATCAGACGAATTATGGTGCATACGGGCACAATCAGAATAGTAGTTTCCAAGGGTTTAGCAGCGGTGGAGGAGATAACAACTGGTCTGGTTCTTTTGGTAATTATAATCAGCATAGCTCAAATATGTTGCAAAATGAAAATGTTGCAAAGAGTAACCCTGTGTCAGAATATAGGGGGAACCATCAATTAGAGAACCACTACAACCAAGACTTCTCTGCGAGCAGCCATGTTAATAGGCAATTCTCTAATCATTATGAGGGAACAGTTCCATACAATGCACAAGCAAGTCAAATTCAAAACGACCAACACTTTTTCTCTGGTGGGAGTTTCGGTCAGCAATTTAGCCAGCCAACATTTCAGCAACATGAGCAGAAGCATGCATCAAGTGATTATTACGGGACTCAAACCACAGCCAATTATTCCCAGCAAGCATTTCAGAGCAGCCAGCAGTTTGCTCATGCTCCCACTGCAGGAAGATCATCTGCTGGCCGTCCAGCCCATGCTTTGGTCACTTTTGGTTTTGGTGGAAAACTGATTGTGATGAAAGATTATAGTTCTTCTGGAAACCCATCCTTCGGAAGTCAG AATCCTGTAGGAGGCTCAATATCTGTGCTCAATTTGATGGATGTTGTCTCTGAGAGAGTTGACAGCTCAAGCCTTGCGATGGGGGCATGTGACTATACCCGAGTTTTGTGCCAGCAATCATTCCCTGGTCCACTAGTTGGTGGAAGTCCCAGTATCAAGGAGTTGAATAAATGGATTGATGAGAGGATTTCAAACTCTGAATCTCCTGACATGGATTACAGGAAAGGCGAAGTTTTGAGGTTGCTTCTGTCATTGCTAAAAATAGCATGTCAACATTATGGAAAACTTCGTTCTCCTTTTGGTACTGAGGCTGCGTTGAAG GAAAGTGATGTTCCAGAAACAGCGGTAGCCAGGTTGTTTGCTTCTGTGAAGGGGAACGGGACGCAACTCAATCAATATGGCACTGTTGCCCAGTGCTTGCAGCAATTGCCTTCTGAAGGGCAGATGCGG GCTACTGCTGCTGAGGTGCAAAGTCTTCTAGTATCTGGAAGAAAGAAAGAAGCATTACAATGTGCACAAGAGGGGCAGTTGTGGGGGCCAGCTCTTGTTCTGGCTGCACAACTTGGTGATCAG TTCTATGTAGAAACGGTGAAGCAAATGGCACTTCGACAGTTAGTAGCAGGGTCACCTTTGCGGACACTGTGCCTACTAATTGCAGGTCAACCGGCTGATGTCTTTTCTGTAGATTCTACAGCTCAAAGTGGGATGCCTGTTGTAAATGCAGTTCAACAGCCTGCACAG TTTGGTGCTAATATCATGCTGGATGACTGGGAAGAGAATTTAGCTGTGATTACTGCAAACAGAACGAAGGATGACGAACTGGTGCTTATTCATCTTGGCGATTGTTTGTGGAAAGAAAGGAGTGAT ATTGTTGCTGCACACATTTGCTATCTAGTGGCTGAAGCAAACTTTGAACAATATTCAGACACCGCAAGATTATGTCTTGTGGGTGCAGATCACTTGAAATTCCCCCGAACTTATGCTAGTCCAGAGGCTATTCAG AGGACTGAGATTTATGAATACTCAAAGGTGCTGGGGAATTCTCAATTTATTCTCCTTCCTTTTCAACCATATAAACTTGTGTATGCACACATGTTAGCTGAAGTTGGGAGGATATCCGACGCATTGAA GTACTGTCAAGCATTGTCAAGATCACTTAAAACTGGCCGAACCCCTGAGACTGAAACATTGAGACAGTTAGTTTCATCTCTTGAGGAAAGGATTAAAACTCACCAACAG GGAGGGTTCTCCACAAATTTGGCTCCTGCAAAATTGGTTGGTAAATTGCTTAACCTTTTTGATAGCACGGCTCATCGTGTTGTTGGGGGCTTACCACCACCGATGCCAACAAGTGGCAGTTCACAAGGTAATGAACATCATCATCAGTTTGCGGCGCCTAGAGTCTCAAGTAGTCAATCAACCATGGCAATGTCATCACTGATCCCCTCAGAGCCAGCAAGTGAATGGGCAGCTGATAACAGTCGAATGACAGTACACAATAGAAGTATTTCAGAGCCTGACATTGGAAGAACTCCAAGACAG GATCAGGTTGACTCATCAAAGCAACGAAGCTCAAGTAACACAGCAAGCAGTGCATCAGGAGCTGGAGTGACATCACGCTTTCGTGGCTTTAATTTTGGCTCCCAGCTTCTCCAGAAAACTGTTGGATTAGTCCTCAAACCACTGAACAGTCAAGGCCGTCAG GCAAAATTGGGAGATACAAATAAATTTTATTATGATGAAAAACTTAAAAGATGGGTAGAGGAAGGCGCTGAACTTCCTGCTGCCGAACCGCCCCTTGCACCTCCACCAACCGCTGCTGCTTTGCAGAATGGAGCACCAGATTATAATGTGAAGAGTGTATTGAAAAGTGAAAGTTCTATGTGCAACAATGGTTTTCCGGAAATGAGTCCAACTTCTGCTGATAATGGTGCGGGAATCCCACCTCTTCCGCCTACCTCCAACCAATTCTCAGCTCGTGGTCGTATGGGTGTCCGGTCAAG GTACGTTGACACATTCAACAAAGGTGGTGGTAACCCAACAAATCTATTCCAGTCACCTTCTGTTCCTTCCATAAAGCCAGCTATTGCTGGCAACGCCAAGTTTTTTGTTCCCACCCCAATGTCCCCTGTTGAAGAGACGGGGAACGGTACTTCCAATGAGCAAGAAACTTCAAGTAATAGTGAGAATGATTCAACCACTGCTGTTAATGGATCGTTCCATTCTCCTGCTCCAACATCAACCTCCGCGCCTATGCAAAGATTTGCAAGCATGGACAACCTCTCCAATAAAGGAGCTGGTGGGACTGGCTCTCTATCAGCTTACTCCCGGAGAACTGCATCATGGAGCGGAAACTTTCCGAATGCTTACTCCCCAAATAAATCTGAAGTAAAACCACCGAGTGCTGGATTGAGTATGCCTCCGTCGTCATTCATGCCTAGTGATGCTAATTCGATGGATTCCTCAACAAATGGTGGCAGTTTCAGTGATGACCTTCATGAAGTAGACCTGTGA
- the LOC132609804 gene encoding protein transport protein SEC16B homolog isoform X2, which produces MASNPPFLVEDQTDEDFFDKLVSDDDDNVGPGPGLGVSPSPVYVDGNESDEVKTFANLSISDDVDSGVKVTALSAGPAGGLGVSPVNVNSGVDGISGDSMKEGEKIDKGVDCNAKTGSGLGASVSPVYVDGNESDEVKDFANLSINDGGISGDTGKEEEKVDKTALVVEGNREKSSGSLVSLTSGGSDGNLESEVTSVKTENHTSGSGNTGVKEVGWSAFHADPVTNDGSGFGSYMDFFSELGDNNGAATGNVNKGSTVLPAEPVHETAYFENTSSLTQGQDGYAHDATTEQVADGQDVNCSQYWENLYPGWKYDASTGQWYQVESYESGANVQGNTDSNLVSDWSVSDGTPEVSYLQKTAQSVSGNVAETGTTESVTNWNQVSQLNDVPENVANWNQASPASDSRGAVTDWNQLSLASDVGGVTTDWNQALQASDYGGAVTDWNQASQLYNGYPSHMVFDPQYPGWYYDTIALEWRSLESYTLSAQSTVQGESQLDRLASQQTFSNSNDQTNYGAYGHNQNSSFQGFSSGGGDNNWSGSFGNYNQHSSNMLQNENVAKSNPVSEYRGNHQLENHYNQDFSASSHVNRQFSNHYEGTVPYNAQASQIQNDQHFFSGGSFGQQFSQPTFQQHEQKHASSDYYGTQTTANYSQQAFQSSQQFAHAPTAGRSSAGRPAHALVTFGFGGKLIVMKDYSSSGNPSFGSQNPVGGSISVLNLMDVVSERVDSSSLAMGACDYTRVLCQQSFPGPLVGGSPSIKELNKWIDERISNSESPDMDYRKGEVLRLLLSLLKIACQHYGKLRSPFGTEAALKESDVPETAVARLFASVKGNGTQLNQYGTVAQCLQQLPSEGQMRATAAEVQSLLVSGRKKEALQCAQEGQLWGPALVLAAQLGDQFYVETVKQMALRQLVAGSPLRTLCLLIAGQPADVFSVDSTAQSGMPVVNAVQQPAQFGANIMLDDWEENLAVITANRTKDDELVLIHLGDCLWKERSDIVAAHICYLVAEANFEQYSDTARLCLVGADHLKFPRTYASPEAIQRTEIYEYSKVLGNSQFILLPFQPYKLVYAHMLAEVGRISDALKYCQALSRSLKTGRTPETETLRQLVSSLEERIKTHQQGGFSTNLAPAKLVGKLLNLFDSTAHRVVGGLPPPMPTSGSSQGNEHHHQFAAPRVSSSQSTMAMSSLIPSEPASEWAADNSRMTVHNRSISEPDIGRTPRQVDSSKQRSSSNTASSASGAGVTSRFRGFNFGSQLLQKTVGLVLKPLNSQGRQAKLGDTNKFYYDEKLKRWVEEGAELPAAEPPLAPPPTAAALQNGAPDYNVKSVLKSESSMCNNGFPEMSPTSADNGAGIPPLPPTSNQFSARGRMGVRSRYVDTFNKGGGNPTNLFQSPSVPSIKPAIAGNAKFFVPTPMSPVEETGNGTSNEQETSSNSENDSTTAVNGSFHSPAPTSTSAPMQRFASMDNLSNKGAGGTGSLSAYSRRTASWSGNFPNAYSPNKSEVKPPSAGLSMPPSSFMPSDANSMDSSTNGGSFSDDLHEVDL; this is translated from the exons ATGGCTTCAAATCCTCCATTTTTAGTGGAGGATCAAACAGATGAGGATTTCTTCGATAAATTGGTCAGTGATGATGACGATAATGTGGGCCCGGGCCCGGGCTTGGGAGTGAGCCCGAGCCCGGTGTATGTTGATGGGAATGAATCTGATGAGGTTAAAACCTTTGCTAATCTCAGtattagtgatgatgttgatagCGGAGTTAAGGTAACTGCGTTGTCAGCGGGCCCGGCCGGGGGCCTGGGTGTGAGCCCGGTGAATGTCAATAGTGGAGTTGATGGTATAAGTGGTGATAGTATGAAGGAAGGGGAGAAAATAGATAAAGGGGTTGATTGCAATGCAAAAACGGGCTCGGGCTTGGGCGCGAGCGTGAGCCCAGTGTATGTTGATGGAAATGAATCTGATGAGGTTAAAGACTTTGCTAATCTTAGTATCAATGATGGTGGTATAAGTGGTGATACTGGGAAGGAAGAGGAGAAAGTAGATAAAACGGCGTTGGTAGTTGAGGGGAACAGAGAGAAGAGTAGTGGTTCTTTAGTGTCATTGACTTCTGGGGGGTCAGATGGTAATTTGGAGAGTGAGGTAACTAGTGTTAAGACGGAGAATCATACCAGTGGATCAGGCAATACGGGTGTGAAGGAAGTTGGATGGAGTGCTTTTCATGCTGATCCAGTTACAAATGACGGTTCTGGGTTTGGATCCTACATGGACTTCTTCAGTGAATTGGGGGATAATAACGGTGCTGCAACGGGAAATGTGAATAAGGGGTCAACTGTTTTGCCAGCTGAACCGGTTCATGAAACAGCATATTTTGAGAATACTAGTTCGTTAACACAGGGTCAAGATGGTTATGCACATGATGCTACCACAGAACAAGTTGCAGATGGACAGGATGTAAATTGTAGTCAGTATTGGGAAAATCTTTATCCCGGATGGAAGTATGATGCAAGTACCGGGCAGTGGTATCAGGTGGAAAGTTATGAATCAGGAGCTAATGTACAAGGAAATACTGATTCTAATTTGGTTTCTGATTGGTCAGTTTCTGATGGAACGCCAGAGGTCTCGTACCTACAGAAAACTGCTCAATCTGTTTCTGGTAATGTGGCTGAGACGGGTACGACTGAGAGTGTCACTAATTGGAATCAGGTTTCACAGCTAAACGACGTGCCTGAGAATGTGGCAAACTGGAATCAGGCTTCGCCGGCGAGTGACAGTAGGGGGGCTGTGACTGACTGGAACCAGTTGTCACTAGCTAGTGATGTAGGTGGGGTCACGACTGACTGGAATCAGGCTTTGCAGGCGAGTGACTATGGGGGTGCTGTGACTGACTGGAATCAGGCATCACAACTTTACAATGGGTATCCATCACATATGGTTTTTGATCCTCAATACCCTGGTTGGTATTATGATACAATTGCACTGGAATGGCGTTCTTTGGAAAGCTACACATTGTCTGCTCAATCAACTGTTCAAGGTGAGAGCCAGCTGGATCGTTTGGCTTCTCAGCAGACTTTCTCTAACAGCAATGATCAGACGAATTATGGTGCATACGGGCACAATCAGAATAGTAGTTTCCAAGGGTTTAGCAGCGGTGGAGGAGATAACAACTGGTCTGGTTCTTTTGGTAATTATAATCAGCATAGCTCAAATATGTTGCAAAATGAAAATGTTGCAAAGAGTAACCCTGTGTCAGAATATAGGGGGAACCATCAATTAGAGAACCACTACAACCAAGACTTCTCTGCGAGCAGCCATGTTAATAGGCAATTCTCTAATCATTATGAGGGAACAGTTCCATACAATGCACAAGCAAGTCAAATTCAAAACGACCAACACTTTTTCTCTGGTGGGAGTTTCGGTCAGCAATTTAGCCAGCCAACATTTCAGCAACATGAGCAGAAGCATGCATCAAGTGATTATTACGGGACTCAAACCACAGCCAATTATTCCCAGCAAGCATTTCAGAGCAGCCAGCAGTTTGCTCATGCTCCCACTGCAGGAAGATCATCTGCTGGCCGTCCAGCCCATGCTTTGGTCACTTTTGGTTTTGGTGGAAAACTGATTGTGATGAAAGATTATAGTTCTTCTGGAAACCCATCCTTCGGAAGTCAG AATCCTGTAGGAGGCTCAATATCTGTGCTCAATTTGATGGATGTTGTCTCTGAGAGAGTTGACAGCTCAAGCCTTGCGATGGGGGCATGTGACTATACCCGAGTTTTGTGCCAGCAATCATTCCCTGGTCCACTAGTTGGTGGAAGTCCCAGTATCAAGGAGTTGAATAAATGGATTGATGAGAGGATTTCAAACTCTGAATCTCCTGACATGGATTACAGGAAAGGCGAAGTTTTGAGGTTGCTTCTGTCATTGCTAAAAATAGCATGTCAACATTATGGAAAACTTCGTTCTCCTTTTGGTACTGAGGCTGCGTTGAAG GAAAGTGATGTTCCAGAAACAGCGGTAGCCAGGTTGTTTGCTTCTGTGAAGGGGAACGGGACGCAACTCAATCAATATGGCACTGTTGCCCAGTGCTTGCAGCAATTGCCTTCTGAAGGGCAGATGCGG GCTACTGCTGCTGAGGTGCAAAGTCTTCTAGTATCTGGAAGAAAGAAAGAAGCATTACAATGTGCACAAGAGGGGCAGTTGTGGGGGCCAGCTCTTGTTCTGGCTGCACAACTTGGTGATCAG TTCTATGTAGAAACGGTGAAGCAAATGGCACTTCGACAGTTAGTAGCAGGGTCACCTTTGCGGACACTGTGCCTACTAATTGCAGGTCAACCGGCTGATGTCTTTTCTGTAGATTCTACAGCTCAAAGTGGGATGCCTGTTGTAAATGCAGTTCAACAGCCTGCACAG TTTGGTGCTAATATCATGCTGGATGACTGGGAAGAGAATTTAGCTGTGATTACTGCAAACAGAACGAAGGATGACGAACTGGTGCTTATTCATCTTGGCGATTGTTTGTGGAAAGAAAGGAGTGAT ATTGTTGCTGCACACATTTGCTATCTAGTGGCTGAAGCAAACTTTGAACAATATTCAGACACCGCAAGATTATGTCTTGTGGGTGCAGATCACTTGAAATTCCCCCGAACTTATGCTAGTCCAGAGGCTATTCAG AGGACTGAGATTTATGAATACTCAAAGGTGCTGGGGAATTCTCAATTTATTCTCCTTCCTTTTCAACCATATAAACTTGTGTATGCACACATGTTAGCTGAAGTTGGGAGGATATCCGACGCATTGAA GTACTGTCAAGCATTGTCAAGATCACTTAAAACTGGCCGAACCCCTGAGACTGAAACATTGAGACAGTTAGTTTCATCTCTTGAGGAAAGGATTAAAACTCACCAACAG GGAGGGTTCTCCACAAATTTGGCTCCTGCAAAATTGGTTGGTAAATTGCTTAACCTTTTTGATAGCACGGCTCATCGTGTTGTTGGGGGCTTACCACCACCGATGCCAACAAGTGGCAGTTCACAAGGTAATGAACATCATCATCAGTTTGCGGCGCCTAGAGTCTCAAGTAGTCAATCAACCATGGCAATGTCATCACTGATCCCCTCAGAGCCAGCAAGTGAATGGGCAGCTGATAACAGTCGAATGACAGTACACAATAGAAGTATTTCAGAGCCTGACATTGGAAGAACTCCAAGACAG GTTGACTCATCAAAGCAACGAAGCTCAAGTAACACAGCAAGCAGTGCATCAGGAGCTGGAGTGACATCACGCTTTCGTGGCTTTAATTTTGGCTCCCAGCTTCTCCAGAAAACTGTTGGATTAGTCCTCAAACCACTGAACAGTCAAGGCCGTCAG GCAAAATTGGGAGATACAAATAAATTTTATTATGATGAAAAACTTAAAAGATGGGTAGAGGAAGGCGCTGAACTTCCTGCTGCCGAACCGCCCCTTGCACCTCCACCAACCGCTGCTGCTTTGCAGAATGGAGCACCAGATTATAATGTGAAGAGTGTATTGAAAAGTGAAAGTTCTATGTGCAACAATGGTTTTCCGGAAATGAGTCCAACTTCTGCTGATAATGGTGCGGGAATCCCACCTCTTCCGCCTACCTCCAACCAATTCTCAGCTCGTGGTCGTATGGGTGTCCGGTCAAG GTACGTTGACACATTCAACAAAGGTGGTGGTAACCCAACAAATCTATTCCAGTCACCTTCTGTTCCTTCCATAAAGCCAGCTATTGCTGGCAACGCCAAGTTTTTTGTTCCCACCCCAATGTCCCCTGTTGAAGAGACGGGGAACGGTACTTCCAATGAGCAAGAAACTTCAAGTAATAGTGAGAATGATTCAACCACTGCTGTTAATGGATCGTTCCATTCTCCTGCTCCAACATCAACCTCCGCGCCTATGCAAAGATTTGCAAGCATGGACAACCTCTCCAATAAAGGAGCTGGTGGGACTGGCTCTCTATCAGCTTACTCCCGGAGAACTGCATCATGGAGCGGAAACTTTCCGAATGCTTACTCCCCAAATAAATCTGAAGTAAAACCACCGAGTGCTGGATTGAGTATGCCTCCGTCGTCATTCATGCCTAGTGATGCTAATTCGATGGATTCCTCAACAAATGGTGGCAGTTTCAGTGATGACCTTCATGAAGTAGACCTGTGA
- the LOC132609805 gene encoding 3'-5' exonuclease-like, with product MAEIYEVSFYSDEIEVTVTKNSSVVNTWIVQTVQMHRRRLRKLLVGLDIEWLPCFNPDENHPVALLQLCVGRRCLLFQLLHKDAVPGYLIDFLGDPNFKFVGVGVMEDAKKLLRDHRLFVANTVDLNRLAYSVYGEEVYGKMGLKRMAKEVLGKVMEKPLNVTLSKWDAEELCYEQVEYGAIDAFVSFEIGKNLFNLVWEREKENRRVVKRECLNCHYQPLLLVQDTQGMFRTPALF from the coding sequence ATGGCTGAGATTTATGAAGTCTCTTTCTACAGTGATGAAATTGAAGTTACCGTCACCAAAAACTCCTCAGTCGTTAATACTTGGATTGTGCAAACAGTGCAGATGCATCGTCGTAGGCTCCGCAAGCTCCTCGTGGGTCTTGATATCGAGTGGCTCCCCTGTTTCAACCCTGACGAAAACCACCCAGTCGCTCTCCTCCAGCTCTGCGTGGGGCGCCGCTGCCTTTTATTCCAACTCCTCCACAAAGACGCTGTTCCCGGATATCTCATAGACTTTCTCGGGGACCCAAATTTCAAGTTCGTTGGGGTTGGGGTTATGGAGGACGCTAAGAAACTGCTCCGCGATCACAGGCTGTTCGTGGCGAATACTGTGGATTTGAACCGATTGGCGTATTCGGTTTACGGGGAAGAAGTGTATGGGAAGATGGGATTGAAGAGAATGGCGAAAGAGGTACTTGGGAAAGTAATGGAAAAGCCATTGAATGTAACACTGAGTAAGTGGGATGCTGAGGAATTGTGTTATGAACAAGTTGAATATGGTGCTATTGATGCTTTTGTGTCGTTTGAGATTGGCAAGAATTTGTTTAATTTAGTGtgggaaagagagaaagagaatCGTCGTGTTGTTAAGAGGGAATGTTTGAATTGCCATTATCAGCCATTGTTGCTGGTACAAGATACACAAGGGATGTTTCGAACACCTGCTTTGTTTTGA